The following proteins come from a genomic window of Sander vitreus isolate 19-12246 chromosome 14, sanVit1, whole genome shotgun sequence:
- the mrpl9 gene encoding large ribosomal subunit protein bL9m, giving the protein MNMWSSGRRVLHDLLRQPAVRSFSLSPAQNTVVVERWWQVPLSKVGSPPRLHPRRHRIYKLVEDIKHAPKEKMELILTQTVPKLGGRGDTVFVKKSVGRNKLLLQGLAVYPSPENKQMFAEELRLLREGKPEERIQTRTGQLTVALLKRSKLKILKMPSDEFQLTKEVVCRQFQKKLGVVVPPHALSLPFESVKDSGDYWCEVTVNGMDTVRIPISLVPYEDPSASYQRQLKTQMQQPQATTDVSETAAEEVVSAAAEGEAAVQAVSDATVEAEAGKDSGSQVSEAAALAGVSADQDQTAASTRMSQDTTAPPSDSPKKDDSK; this is encoded by the exons ATGAACATGTGGAGCTCAGGCCGCCGTGTCCTTCACGATCTGCTCCGTCAGCCGGCTGTCAGGAGTTTCTCTCTGAGTCCTGCTCAG AATACAGTTGTGGTGGAGCGCTGGTGGCAGGTGCCCTTATCTAAAGTAGGCAGTCCGCCAAGGCTTCACCCTCGAAGACACAGAATCTACAAGTTGGTTGAAGACATCAAACATGCTCCCAAGGAGAAGATGGAGCTCATCCTGACTCAGACAGTACCCA AGCTCGGTGGACGAGGAGACACTGTGTTTGTAAAAAAGTCTGTCGGCAGAAATAAGCTGCTGCTACAAGGCCTTGCAGTGTATCCATCGCCGGAGAACAAACAGATGTTTGCTGAGGAGTTAAGA CTTCTGCGTGAGGGGAAGCCAGAGGAAAGAATCCAAACCCGCACTGGACAATTG aCAGTGGCGCTCCTTAAACGCTCCAAGTTAAAGATACTTAAAATGCCTTCGGATGAATTCCAGCTCACTAAAGAGGTTGTCTGCAGGCAGTTTCAAAAGAAG CTGGGAGTTGTTGTGCCACCTCATGCACTGAGTCTCCCATTTGAGTCAGTCAAGGACTCTGGTGACTACTGGTGTGAAGTTACg gTTAATGGAATGGACACAGTTCGCATCCCCATTTCACTGGTGCCATATGAAGACCCGTCTGCAAGTTATCAGCGACAATTGAAAACACAAATGCAGCAGCCACAGGCGACCACAGACGTCTCAGAAACTGCCGCTGAGGAGGtggtttctgctgctgctgaggggGAAGCTGCTGTGCAGGCTGTTTCTGATGCTACAGTGGAAGCTGAAGCAGGTAAAGACTCTGGGAGTCAAGTTAGTGAAGCTGCAGCCTTAGCAGGAGTCTCTGCTGATCAAGATCAAACTGCAGCAAGTACACGGATGAGTCAAGACACAACAGCACCACCAAGTGACAGCCCGAAAAAAGATGACTCCAAATGA
- the LOC144528704 gene encoding transmembrane protein 272-like, whose protein sequence is MNPSPQSEVRPQSAVQISSLVVVNIIWWMVMIAAIALGATHLHGCPVQPNIPIYLIVLGTTSLLSLSLTYTRANPGDGMVSIMCLACTVILHLFNFCWLIAGTIWVYPVYPPSYTPGTSQYCHRTTYQFAFTVTTLVWVVTTFIFFCGCCFALLTCCNTIIAGRRLIPSRFSFYGATSDSQPIAGDV, encoded by the exons ATGAACCCGTCTCCACAGTCCGAAGTCAGGCCTCAGAGTGCCGTGCAGATTTCATCACTTG TTGTGGTGAATATTATTTGGTGGATGGTTATGATTGCAGCCATTGCTTTGG GGGCTACACATCTGCACGGTTGTCCAGTACAGCCCAACATCCCCATTTACCTCATAGTGCTGGGAACGACcagcctcctctctctgtctctgacctACACCAGGGCCAACCCCGGGGACGGCATGGTTTCCATCATGTGCTTGGCCTGCACGGTCATCTTGCACCTCTTCAATTTCTGCTGGCTCATTGCAG GCACTATTTGGGTTTATCCTGTCTATCCTCCCAGCTACACACCAGGAACATCTCAGTACTGCCACAGGACAACCTACCAGTTTGCCTTCACTGTCACCACTCTAGTGTGGGTCGTTACGACTTTCATCTTCTTCTGCGGATGCTGCTTTGCCCTGCTGACCTGCTGTAACACTATAATTGCAGGACGCAGATTGATACCCAGCCGCTTTAGTTTCTATGGTGCGACAAGTGATTCTCAACCCATTGCCGGTGATGTGTGA